DNA from Onychomys torridus chromosome 1, mOncTor1.1, whole genome shotgun sequence:
GCCAAGCCTCCTCTTGAATAAGCCATCACCCATTCCCCTGATGCTACCTAAGCTACTCTCTGATGATCCACCTAAGCTACTCTCTCCATCCCATCATACCCCTCTCTACTCAAGCAGTGTCTTCTATCAACTCCCATTGTATCTTCTTCCATCAACCCTAGGTCTCTTACATTACAACAGGCACGCCTCTGTCCTGTCACACACCCCATTCAACCAGGATCCCTCCCACCATACAACACACCCTCATGCGGCCAGCACTCCCTCAGGCTACAAAGCCCACTTACTTAACCAACACCCCTCCATCAGCATTGCTCTTCATTTTATACCCCTCTACCTAACCAACACCCCCTCCATCCAATCAGTATCTCTCTAACTAGTACCCCTCCACCCAATCAGTGTCTTTCTACTCAATGAGCACTCCTTCACTCGACTACCAACCCTCCATTCAGGCAACATTCCTCTATATACTCTTCCTCTATTCCATTGTGAGTCCATCAAACCCACACCTTTCTAATCAACCAACACCCTTTCTTCAGGTATTCCATCACACCAAAAATCTTCTCCATCTAACCCATATTCTCCATCAAACTAATGCTCTTCCAGCCCCAAGATGTGTAGCATGAGGCAGAACCCACATGACACTGTGCCTCCTGTGTTCTTCGGAACTGGGGATAGCTCATGGGGCACCAAATGAAAGATAGTGCATCCATTCAGAATCACTCCCTCCAGCAAACACAAAGGCGAGCAAGGGCTGCCGATGCCCACCATGATGACTCTattggggctctgtctcctctGCAGTCTGCTGGCCGAACTCCCAAGCTGTCCCGACAGCCTTCCATAGAGCTGCCCAGCATGGCTGTAGCCAGTACCAAGACTCGTTGGGAGACAGGAGAGGTACAGACTCAGTCTGCTTCCAAGACACCCTCCTGCCAGGTAGGATTCCTCCCCAAGCAGGCCAAACTGGGAAGGCTGAGCATGGGAAATTAGccatcatgggggtggggggtacagTCCCTTGGAAAAGCAAATCTGTGATAGCCAAGGTGAAGTGTGGATGGGATGGATAGGATTCAggactcaagaaaaaaaaatccatgttgtCCTGATAAACAGGCATTAtgactctcctttcctccctgccaAAAGTGAGGTGGGTAGGTCCTCCACCTTCCAGCCAGAGAATACCAAGCAGAAGAAAGGCTCCTTAGCCAGCATCTGTCCTGTGACAGGCCCTGCCCTGTGTCTTTCCCCAGGATATTGTAGCTGGAGACATGAGCAAGAAAAGCCTGTGGGAGCAGAAAGGAGGCTCCAAGATCTCATCCACCATCAAGGTAGGAAAGTCTCTATGTGCTAGGCACAGGCTAGTAGTGAACAAAGATGGCTGCTACTGCATCCCATCCTCAAAGACTTCCTGGAGGCAGCAGCATTCCCTTCCTGTAGCTATTTCCTTAACACTTAGTCTCACCTAACAGAGCACCCCATCTGGAAAGAGATACAAGTTTGTGGCCACTGGACATGGGAAATATGAGAAAGTGCTTGTGGATGAAGGATCGGCACCATAGATCATGTATGAATCTTGGTGAGTCAAAGGACCAGAGCATGACAAAATGGGTCCTCCTGGGAATATGATGGTATGGATGGGCCATATCTCAGGGCTTGAGGCCTGAAGACCTGGCCTTAGAGTTGCCATGTcttctgcctggctaccagcTGTCTTCCTGGCTCTCTGAAGCCTGGAATTCAGTCCCCTTAAGCAAAAGCAGGTTGGCCCGGTACTATCCATAGGAGACTCAAAACTCCATTTAGGAACTCCTATCATATCCAGTGGGGCTCATCATAGTGTGGGCCGGCGGCCCTGGGGAATGAATGTGGCATAGCTTCCACATACATCCATTAAAGGAGGTAAGAGCTTGGCTTGCCCCCCTGCCCAGCTGAAGGCCCCTAGGGACTCTGCTGCTCTCCCCATCCCATGGAGAACACAGAGGTGATACCTGTGTGAGTATACATACATTTATTGGTGGCTCTATTCACAGCCATCATATCCAAGGTAGGACTACTAGCCCAGCCCCTGCTGAATCCTGTTATGGTGGCTGTGATGGGAAGCCTCTTCTGACTCCTTCAAGTCCCTCTTCTCACAGCTGATATAGGCAGATCTTGGGTGGGGTCCTTCTAGTACCTGGCCCCTGCCTCTTCATAGCCCTCTGGCTTGACCTATCTTTACCCAACTGTTAAAACTTGGCTGTGATTTGCACTGAGCCCTGCCCTTACTGGCAGGAAATCAGAAGAGGCACACGTGAGACCACAGAACATCCTTTCTCCACTGCCCAGTCCTATGTACCTCTGAATACCCCTCATCCAAACCAGCTTGCACTGGGCCTAGAGCCCTCCATGAACCCTGGTCCTGAGGTCAGGCTCCCACCATCCATGAACATTCTCCAACTTGCATTCCCCTCCACACCCTCAAATTGCCTCCACCCACATGCTCCCGGCTTCATCCACCTCTCTCACTTGTCATTTCTGCTCCCACCAACTCATCTGTGTCTATCCAATAGGCTCCTTTTAGCAGCCAGTAGCCAGCTGCCATCCTGACCCATTGTGTTCACTCGTGAGGACTGAGGCCCTCTCTATATCCTCAGCCTCAGTCAGTCTCTGTCCACCTCAGTCCAGAGTCCCAGGGACCACTCTGGCTACATCACTGGAGCCTCCAACCTGCTGCTGTCCGGTTGAAGTTCTTGGGCTGGGAATGCGGCTCCAGGATGGGGTGCAGGGTAGGAGGGGGCCGGACAGCCTCCTGTAGCTTCCGGGCGTTGAAGCGAGGTCGGCACAGAAAAGGCAGGCGGCTGAGGCAGGCCAGGGGGTGTCCTCCTTCTCCAGGCGCCACAGGTTGGCCTCTACGGGACTCAGCCAGTGACATGCGATATAGCACTGCATCCCACATCCTCGAGGCCCTGGAGGCAGGGGGCTGTGGGCACACAGGGGCTGGCACCTCTGGCTTTGTGGGCTCCAAGCTCAGCTCTGGCTCTGGAAATGCaggctcctctgcctcctccatcaGCTGCTTCTTTAGGCGTGTCCAGCCACTAAGGCAAGGCTTGGGTGCAACTTTGGGAACAGGGCATGGGTGGAGGCCTGAGGGGCCCAAGGCTTCTGGGAGGCTGGAGGCATGCTTAGCCTCCGTAGCAAGCCTTGCTGTGGGCAGCTCCTCTAGGTGTTCTTCTTCAGGAGCTGTAGGAGCTGGGCTATAAGGTGAGGGTCCAGATGAGCGGTAGGTAGGGGCTATGGGCACCACCACCCTACCACCAGCCTCTCTAGACATTGAGGCCTGAAAACTGGGTGGTGATCTTGTTACAGGGGGCTCCTCAGGCCCAGGACTGACTGCTTGCACCCCAGTGGGCAGTGGCCGAATATGTGCTACTGGGATGAGAGGCTGGGTGCTGGAAGTACACGGGCTTTTATCCCCATCCAGGGCCATCCTGGGGGACTCAGAAGTCCCAGTATGCAAGGATGATGACAGCCGAATATGAACTTGGGTGATGTGGGTACCACTTGCTGTAGGGGCAGATACATGGGCAAAGCCACTGCGGGGCCAGGCAGTTTCTGGGGCTGGGGCTTCAAGCCTAGGAGATGCCTTGAAATGAGTTGCCAGAGACCTTTGCTGAGGAAGGCTGAAAGAGAAAGTGGACTTCTGCAGGGGTGAGGCCACGTGGTGAATAATGGGGGTATGTGGGGAGCGGGGTAGGGAGACCACCACCTGAGGGGCTTCAGCAGGACGTTGGACTGTGGTCTCCAGGTCATGACTGGCCTCACTCACGGGGGACAGGGAGGTACGGAAGGCCCCAGGTGAGGTGGCAGTTGTTCCTAGCATCTTCTTCCGAGCAGCTTTTCTTAGTAGCTTCTGAAGTCTCTGGTTGTCTTTTCCGGGTTTGGGCAGCAAGGGTGGTGGGGGCCCAGTGGGAGCCTCAGGTCTCGGGCCACCTGCCGCCGGGGGCATCGACACGACTGAAATAAGCATCCCTGGGCTGGGGTAGAGTGGAGAAACAGTGGTCAGGCTGggccccctcccctgcccacaGGAGGGACTGGGTGTTTTCCTAGTTGTATTGAGGAAGTGGGAAAATATGCAGACTCAGCTACTAGAAGCCAACTTCCCAGGCTCCCCCAAACTGCAAAGTACCTCCTAACCTTACACATTCATCGCTGTGGGTGGCTTCATCATACTGTGCTGTGGAGGTGAGCTTACAGTGGTTCCGGGTCACTTGGTGGATGACAAGGGCTAGAACCTGCCTGCCTTCAGGGCTCCGGCCTCTATGATAGCCTAGCACAAAGCTGGCCTTACCTACAAGTACCAGCTTGGGCCCAGTCCTAGAGTAGTGCAGGATAGGAACAGAGACCTACTGATGAACTCCAAGCAAACTGTCTGTGCCTGGCCAGCTGCCGGACAGTGGTGGAGGGCAGGCTGCCTGCAGACACGTGAGGGGCGCCATTCCGTCGCCAGCCTGACCACAGGCGCGTCTGTGTGCTTTGAGACAGTGGTGAGGGGTGGCAGCCAAAAGGCTCAGGCAAGCTGAGGCTGTATCTTTAGAGGTAGATTGGCCGGAAGATGGGAGCAGTTTTCGCTGAGCTATGCTGAATGGGATATCCCCACAAGCCCTCCTGCCAAGGGTGGTCCTGGCCAAGCTGCCTGTCTTGGTTTCTGGGCGCCACGTGTTTGCAAGGACATTGACAAATGGCATCTGGGCCGCACTGGAGGCCATCTGGTTTGGGGCGGAAGGAGGCCTATGGCTGCTGCAGTTCCTAGGAGCTGGTTTAGCTGAAGCAGAGCAAACACTGGCAAGGGGGCTGGAGGGGTCTTTCCACACTTGCTCCCAGCTTCTGGGTTACCTTTGGAAAACTGGGATTTGAGAATTGGGGCAATTTTGGGTTTGGTTCAAGGGGCCTACCTCAGTGGGTGGTCAGTATTCTCTCCTGAGCCAGCCTAGGCCCAGAATAGAGTTTATCCtgagagcaggtctcccaggtGACTGACCATTGTAAGCAGGAGCTTCCCCAGATAAGAAAGGGTATGGTGAGGTCTGATGGCCACTAGGAGAGGGGCAGGCCATGCCTCTTCTTCAACCACAGCCTAATGCATTCTGTACCCTTGCCTGTGTTCCCAGGAGAGACTCTAGTCAGATGCAACTCACAGCCCTGACCAAGAAGTTGCTTCCCGTTGCCAGTCTGGCCTGCTGTCATGCCTCCAACAACCCAGCTGctaccttccctctccttctgctcctggACCCTCCATCTACTTTGCCTCTCATCATTTTAccagcctccagccccacctAAGCTGCCTCTCACCATCAGCAAAAGGGACCACTCCCTAGAGGAGCCAAGAGCTCccaaggaaggatggaggagagaaggCCAGCATCCCAACCAGATCCAATGGGGACCTGTCCCCATGCTGAATGCTCAGGACTCTGAGTCCTGCCCTTCCCTGTTTGCAGATCCCTTGTTTTGTGTAATAAAGTACCTTGAGTGTTCTTATTCACTGGATCTCCTGTATTTACTAACAGGGAACAAGGTCAGAACAGAACGTGCCACATCTGTTGGCCACCTCACACTGCATAGCATATACCAGCTCTGTGGGCAACCATTCTGTCTTGTCCTATGGCCTTGCAGTATGTTATGCTCCAGGATCTTAGGTATGGGGTGACCCAAGCTGGGGTATCAACAATAGATTTGGCTTACTCCTCTTCCAGAACATTGATGACACTCTTTGCCTGGATAAAAATAAACTTCCTAGTACCTGAACGAGGGCATTTCAGTCTCTTCCTGGTAGTGTGCACTAAGGACAAGTACTGCCACCAGGCAGTTCCCATCTTAGTACCCAGAGGGTACTTTCTGAAGGTGTGATGGATGAACAGATGGATGGAAGGATTGTTGAATGGATAGGCAGTTAGGTTGTTGGGTAGCtaatggatggagagatgggtgCATGGATGGGTGGACAGATAGGCAGGTACATAGATGGTAAATAAATGGATAAGAAGACAGAGGGGTGGAAGGATCAATATTGATGGATTATTAGGTAGGTgaatgggtggatagatgggtgaATAATGAATGGGTAATATATGGATAGACAGGTGGGTGATAGGTgacagatggatgggtgggtgggcttATGGATAAGTGGATGGACAGAGCAGaagtagatagataaatggatggataagTGAGTGTGTAGGTCGAAGGATAGATCATTGATGGGTAGATAGAGAAATATATACATGAgtggctagctggctggctgggtaaatggatggatagatggagaaGTTAATGGATaatgggtgggtagatgaatAGTGACAGATGGATGGGTAAATAGTGAACATGTTGATGGGTAAGTagttggatggatgaatggatggatggatggatgggtgggtggattgatggatggatgggtggatgagtaGATAGTAGGTGGGTGAGTAGAAAATggtgaaaaggagagaagaaaggaaggaagtagtAAATGTGAGAGCTGATTGTGAGGATGAGTGAATATATAGTGGCTGAACAAGTATGTGAATGGCAGTTGGGCTATGAGATGTTGTCCTCAGGGGCCCCTTGGCCTGACACTGAGCCCTGTTGCTTCTAGAATCTGTAGATCCTTGATTGGTGATGGTCTAAGCTTGACTGACATCCACCTAGACATTCAGGAGCATGACTTTCTGAAAGCTTCAAACTCCACTGGTGGGAATACATAGCTCTGGACCATTAAAGCTCAACAGACAGAGCTGCTGAAGTGCACAGGTAGATGACCCCATTCCTGCTCACAGCCTCACCGTGATAGAACCCTACTTTGCTCAACCAGGAGCTTCTCCCAGGACATGGGACACTCCCTGCCCTTCCTACTCAGATGAGGTAGTGGCCAAGGGCAGCAAGCAGAAGCTTTTTCAAGGTCCTCAAGGTGACAGGGAGCAAGACACTAGCATAGGACCAGAATGGGCATgtcaagaggcagagggaaaAGTGTTTAGTGCACCCTGTTCCCCTGACTTGCCCAGCCTCGCTCTTGGGCCTCAGGAGGAGAGTGCAAGGTGTGCCCTCTAAGTACAACTTCACTAAATCTTGCTCGGGTCTCAGGTATGGAGTCTATCTCCTGCTGTAACACTGGCCACTTTGCCAAAGACATTCGGACACtgcccttctctccctctgcctgcctccgGAGGGGCCCCAaagctgctgcttcttcctccagGCCCTGCTCAGAATGAAGTCCCATGGACACAGGAAGTGTCTTAATACCTAGAGGGCCAATCTGAGCTTTTAGAACCAGGAGAAACTGACATGTGTGGAGGCAGCTGCTGCCCAGATCATAGCAGCCGAGTCCCAAGTGCCACGTCAGCCAATCCTATCTTGAGCTTGGCAGAGCTAGTCACAGTGGGTCAACTAGGGGAGCTGGGGGAGGCTCAGGGTCCAGGGGTTCTTCCAATCCCAGACTGCTTAGCACCCAGACTGAATGGCCTCTGAGCACCCCACTATCCTAGGAGTCACTCATATTGGCTCATGGAGCCAAGACACAGGCCCTTCTCAGCCTCCTCTGTCCTCTGGGCTCAGTTCTTCATGCACCAACTTGGAGGGATCCTCCACAACCACTCTGCAAAGCCTCAAACTCCACTGCTTCTCAGTCTCCTGGGTAGAAGTCCAGCCCCCATCCAACAGACTTTGTCCCCCACCTCCGCCAGGGTCTCCAATCCTCTCCCAGATCCCCACGGAGCCTTttgctctgtcttctctccccaccAAGCCAAGTAGGATCTGTTGTATATTACCTGGCATGCGTTACCTGCTCAAATCTTTAGTGGCCGGCAGCAGCTGGTCCAGCAATGCCCACTCTGTGCTGTCCTGCTGTACCTTGGGCCTGATCCCCTGACAAGGAGATGACTGTTACCCAAAATAAGACCTGCCTTGCCTCTCTGACCTCACTGAGAGTGCTTGCCAAAGGCTTCTGAAGTGGCTGCCACCCTCCTCTGCTGGTCATAAGGAGCCGTTACAGAGATAGTAGCATGCCCACCTATAGACCTCTAAGGACCCCCATTCCTCCCAGACAAGAGCTTCTGAATGCAGGGGTTCAATAACTACACAAATCTCTCATGCCTGCTCTCTGTGTCAATCAGCTGAGGGATATGCTTGGTCTCAGTAAAGCCAGATGAAAGGGAGGCTGGCCTTAGCACAGAAGAGATTTGGAGTCGCCTTGGCACCAGTGTGGGGCTTTATAAACTCTACATGACTCCCAAGGCCAGAGCGAGCTGGGCATCCATGCGATTTGGAGCTCACTGAACCCTATCTATCCAAGGACATGGATGGGTGTGGAGGGAAGCATAGGCTCTGGCCAGGAAGGTTGGGGTAGCCCAGCAACTCCAGCTTTGAGGGGTCTCTAAGGGGCAGGtgtttggaggagaggagagcaggagagaagcCCTGTTTTATGAGCCAGCAAGCTAGAAGACTGACTCCACCCTGCTTTTGACCAAAGGTGGGTCTTGTGTGTCTCTGCCACTTTATGGCAAGTAGGAAGTGGTTGGTGGGTCAATTGCAACCTTCCAGAAATTTTGAGATCCAGCTGAGACTGGGATATTTATTGTGAGCCTCCTGCTGGTCATCCTGATGTCTCTAACCCTATGAGGCCAAAGGACAGGagccctgtctctgtcccccaggGTTCATCTACCATTTATACTTCACATTGGCTTTTTTGCTGAACTGAACAGATCTATGGGCTCTAGCAGCCATGTCCAACCTGTAGGGTCTGCGAGGGTTGAGGGAGTGAGTGGGAAGCGCTAGGTTGATCTCTTGCTAATTGGTACTTTGATTTCCCTAGAGGCAGGGCtatgcaggcacacatggccCAGGAGAGGTGTCCATGGTTGGATGGTGCCCCCTGGAGTCTTGAGGAAAGAAAGGCCAGGCACATGACCAGGCCTGCTCAGAGCCCAGCAGGGCCTAGGTCTTCACGACTTAGTAGGGAGCTCAGAGGCCAATAACAGGCCTAAACATGACCCAGCCTTCCCCAATCATTGGGGAAGATGGACAATCACCGCAGGGTTTAGGTCATCACTTCTCTTGTTTTAATCATGCTGTGTTCCAATGATATCCACTTGAAAAAATAAGCCTGGCCTGTAAAGGGTTTGGTGTGATGCGGGCCAAGCACCCAAGGTCCTTCATTCTGAGTGTCTTCAGCTATCTCCATGACAGAGATGTAGGGCAGAGCTACAGGGGTGCCACAAGGAGTTAGAGCCCTATCTTGAGCAAAATACCTACTCCTACAAGCCACCTTGGGCAGAGGAACAGGGAGCCAAGGAATTTGAAACCCAGGCTCTGATGACCACTCCCCAGTACCAGCCTGGCTCAAGAACAGCCTTTGGCTCCACCTAATccactcctcccctctccttcagcCCATCAAACATGTGCCCGTTGCTGGTGGGGGGGTAGGTAAAAATAGCAACTGACACCTTTCTAGGACAGTTGGGGaccttgcctcctcctcctctaggcATGTCTCCTCCATCCTGGCCTCCTTGGGCCTCCCCCCTCTGGGGCATTCCTATACTTGGTCAGGGGGCCT
Protein-coding regions in this window:
- the LOC118577559 gene encoding proline-rich protein 33-like; amino-acid sequence: MPPAAGGPRPEAPTGPPPPLLPKPGKDNQRLQKLLRKAARKKMLGTTATSPGAFRTSLSPVSEASHDLETTVQRPAEAPQVVVSLPRSPHTPIIHHVASPLQKSTFSFSLPQQRSLATHFKASPRLEAPAPETAWPRSGFAHVSAPTASGTHITQVHIRLSSSLHTGTSESPRMALDGDKSPCTSSTQPLIPVAHIRPLPTGVQAVSPGPEEPPVTRSPPSFQASMSREAGGRVVVPIAPTYRSSGPSPYSPAPTAPEEEHLEELPTARLATEAKHASSLPEALGPSGLHPCPVPKVAPKPCLSGWTRLKKQLMEEAEEPAFPEPELSLEPTKPEVPAPVCPQPPASRASRMWDAVLYRMSLAESRRGQPVAPGEGGHPLACLSRLPFLCRPRFNARKLQEAVRPPPTLHPILEPHSQPKNFNRTAAGWRLQ